In Rhineura floridana isolate rRhiFlo1 chromosome 22, rRhiFlo1.hap2, whole genome shotgun sequence, a single genomic region encodes these proteins:
- the LOC133375027 gene encoding uncharacterized protein LOC133375027, which translates to MLFLHFIRIILFSLQTAPSQGSSEMSQKLPRILASPGDTVDISCSHLDGSSYWTVIWCRENEGKSLHKIGQSSWYSKLEGKYSSKGHKLIIRNAQRNDSGVYYCAASAGQNFRFTSRTRLIISDPSRPSLAIFTPSSLEESQRHNSLPLLCVFDNADSDWDFISWNISGEPSQDQNFGDITNEEGNVSIWSLKLIPPAAETERVSYTCSAPASPVLTYPGNCIPLWYHRVPCLVLLLSIPPLVLFIRKHHDGGNPEQPANQVSNKEMPQETAAVSGDHRGQGQDS; encoded by the exons ATGCTGTTCCTCCACTTCATTAGGATCATTCTGTTTTCTTTGCAAA CTGCTCCATCACAGGGATCTTCCGAAATGTCACAAAAGCTGCCACGGATCTTGGCATCTCCTGGAGACACTGTAGACATCAGCTGCAGCCATCTAGATGGATCTTCATACTGGACAGTGATTTGGTGCAGGGAGAACGAAGGCAAAAGCCTGCACAAGATTGGCCAGAGTTCTTGGTACTCAAAACTGGAAGGCAAATACTCAAGTAAAGGGCACAAGCTGATCATCAGGAATGCCCAAAGGAACGACTCTGGAGTGTATTACTGTGCTGCTAGCGCCGGTCAGAATTTCAGGTTCACAAGCAGGACTCGGCTGATCATCTCTG ATCCTTCTAGGCCAAGTCTTGCCATCTTTACGCCTTCCTCCCTGGAGGAGTCTCAGCGTCACAacagcctccccctcctctgcgtctTCGACAATGCAGACTCTGATTGGGATTTCATCTCCTGGAATATTAGTGGGGAACCATCTCAGGACCAGAATTTTGGGGACATAACAAATGAGGAAGGAAACGTCAGCATTTGGAGTTTGAAGCTGATTCCTCCAGCGGCAGAGACCGAACGGGTGTCTTATACTTGCTCAGCCCCAGCATCCCCAGTGCTAACCTATCCAG GAAACTGCATCCCTCTGTGGTATCACAGGGTACCCTGCCTTGTCCTCCTCCTGTCAATTCCCCCATTGGTCCTGTTCATCAGAAAGCACCATGATGGAG gGAATCCAGAGCAACCAGCAAACCAAGTGTCCAACAAGGAGATGCCACAGGAAACTGCAGCAGTGTCTGGTGACCATCGAGGCCAAGGTCAGGACAGCTAA
- the LOC133375060 gene encoding uncharacterized protein LOC133375060 isoform X3 encodes MLLAACLILFSTALPAQLFLLYPTQQFQFVDTGGTAQISCASTEKIEDNGLSFSWYKGREHGMPVLIKSCSDNQTAGKFACKAKGQRATLKISNVQTSDSGLYFCAQIFSSSLYFSNGSTSLIIGDSYTPSTWVKLLQPFAQDPPARFENQHACVVHGVSSLVQVSWDVPGDLRHEARTLLVKNSSGSLTFISLLHGPLDSPISGENVTCEVRFNSSGPSVKKSAVFNAPLLLKRMLQ; translated from the exons ATGCTGTTGGCCGCTTGCCTCATTTTGTTCTCCACAG CGTTACCAGCCCAGTTATTCCTCCTGTATCCAACTCAGCAGTTCCAATTTGTGGACACTGGAGGGACGGCACAGATCTCGTGCGCTTCTACAGAAAAAATTGAAGATAATGGATTATCATTCAGCTGGTACAAAGGAAGAGAACATGGGATGCCTGTTTTAATCAAGAGTTGCAGTGATAACCAAACTGCAGGCAAATTTGCTTGCAAAGCTAAAGGTCAAAGAGCCACACTGAAGATCTCGAATGTCCAAACATCCGATTCTGGCTTATATTTCTGTGCCCAAATATTTTCCAGCAGCCTGTATTTCAGCAATGGCTCGACCTCGCTGATCATTGGAG ACAGTTACACCCCGAGTACCTGGGTGAAGCTTTTGCAACCCTTTGCACAAGATCCACCTGCCCGGTTCGAGAACCAGCACGCTTGCGTGGTCCATGGAGTGTCCAGCTTAGTCCAGGTGTCCTGGGACGTCCCCGGAGATCTCCGGCATGAGGCCAGGACCCTTTTGGTGAAAAACAGCAGTGGCTCCTTAACCTTCATCAGTCTCCTTCACGGCCCTCTGGATTCGCCCATCAGTGGTGAAAACGTCACTTGCGAAGTCAGGTTCAACTCTTCGGGCCCCAGCGTGAAGAAGAGTGCCGTATTCAATGCAC